One window of the Caminibacter pacificus genome contains the following:
- a CDS encoding LemA family protein codes for MKKINLVFLMLIAFLINGCMINNVPKYDEEVKAKWAQLMNEYKRRADLIPNLVKTVKAYAKHEDKVFTEVTKLRTQVAHMKVDINNPKELQEYIAAQQKLSSALARLLAVSERYPDLKASKNFLMLQSQLEGTENRIAVARRDYIEAVKRYNLELRTIPNKWIAHLLYPDAKIKPTFTIDQKDMKTPEVNFN; via the coding sequence ATGAAAAAAATTAACCTCGTTTTTTTAATGCTTATTGCATTTTTAATCAACGGATGTATGATAAACAACGTCCCTAAATACGACGAAGAAGTAAAAGCCAAGTGGGCGCAACTGATGAACGAATATAAAAGAAGAGCAGATTTGATACCAAATCTCGTAAAAACGGTAAAAGCTTACGCGAAACATGAAGATAAGGTCTTTACAGAGGTGACAAAACTAAGAACTCAAGTTGCTCATATGAAAGTAGATATCAATAATCCAAAAGAACTTCAAGAATATATCGCGGCTCAACAAAAACTAAGCTCCGCCCTTGCAAGACTTCTTGCGGTATCTGAGAGATATCCGGACCTAAAAGCCAGCAAAAACTTCCTTATGCTTCAATCACAACTCGAAGGTACGGAAAATAGAATTGCTGTTGCAAGAAGAGACTATATCGAAGCGGTAAAAAGATACAACCTTGAACTTAGAACCATTCCGAATAAATGGATAGCGCACCTACTCTACCCGGATGCTAAAATAAAACCTACTTTCACAATCGACCAAAAAGATATGAAAACACCTGAGGTAAACTTTAACTGA
- a CDS encoding response regulator, whose translation MKIIIVENELYLAQSIQNNLSEKLNARCEIYASYDEAMKTNGDIFIINTNLQGNIEPLIKEKKNSIIILLAPYVTYSSVTHPIELGADDYLQKPFSIEELIRKIKHLIEYYKLKRKVKLLEDFIEYLLHDIEITMPKYSFPVFIKSTPNKAVEKLVYEIAKKENKDIKIIDLEKFNKKDFNSDDVIYCCLNYEKVEDEEILKFVSKYDSIILLPKNYDKITNRCVEFEVTKSNFFDNEILSIEEYIKFIITSHQHKFPDTELSKKLGISRKSLWEKRKKYGIFKQK comes from the coding sequence ATGAAGATTATAATAGTAGAAAATGAACTCTACTTAGCTCAAAGTATCCAAAACAACCTGAGCGAAAAACTAAACGCAAGATGTGAAATTTACGCTTCGTATGACGAAGCTATGAAAACAAACGGCGATATTTTCATAATCAACACCAATCTCCAAGGAAATATCGAACCGCTTATCAAAGAGAAGAAAAACTCAATAATCATCCTCTTAGCTCCTTATGTTACATATTCAAGCGTAACGCACCCTATCGAGCTTGGAGCAGACGATTATCTTCAAAAGCCTTTTTCAATCGAGGAGCTTATCAGAAAAATAAAACACCTCATCGAATATTACAAACTAAAAAGAAAAGTAAAACTTCTTGAAGATTTCATAGAATATCTGCTTCACGATATCGAAATTACTATGCCTAAATATTCGTTTCCGGTATTTATTAAATCGACTCCTAACAAAGCCGTCGAAAAACTCGTATATGAAATAGCGAAAAAAGAAAACAAAGATATAAAAATCATAGACCTTGAAAAATTCAATAAAAAAGATTTTAACAGTGACGATGTTATATACTGCTGTTTGAATTACGAAAAAGTAGAAGACGAAGAGATTTTGAAATTCGTCTCAAAATACGATTCGATAATACTATTACCGAAAAACTACGACAAAATAACAAACAGATGTGTCGAATTCGAAGTTACGAAATCGAACTTTTTCGATAACGAAATTTTAAGCATAGAAGAATATATAAAATTCATCATCACCTCCCATCAGCACAAATTTCCCGATACGGAGCTCAGTAAAAAGCTCGGCATAAGCAGAAAGAGCCTGTGGGAGAAAAGGAAAAAATATGGAATCTTCAAACAAAAATAA
- a CDS encoding GTP cyclohydrolase I, with translation MKIYLSKSQFEKIKSLYESKNLKTPFEKALEIYEKTPSFKINQNVYEKNEEWNDDVHYLMRLIATEKMKEVFEALKIDINDPNVCENHEDGNIGTAGRIIKMWSGADTKDDRELMSGRFNKPVRLAKFPNEISEDYDNPIIKEIDLTAVCSHHFAPFSTKFSDKAKVVIAYIPDKYVLGISKLQRVVRYIAQRGWLQEDLTRAIYNEISKTAQTKDVYVKLKNIKHSCEFLRGALSESEGFTTEYFGGKFRQNRDLLEFVRGY, from the coding sequence GTGAAAATCTATCTTAGCAAATCTCAATTTGAAAAAATAAAATCCTTATACGAATCCAAAAATCTAAAAACACCTTTTGAAAAAGCTCTTGAAATATACGAAAAAACTCCGTCTTTCAAAATCAACCAAAACGTTTATGAAAAAAACGAAGAGTGGAATGATGATGTGCATTACTTAATGAGGCTAATTGCCACTGAAAAAATGAAAGAAGTTTTCGAGGCTTTAAAAATAGATATCAACGACCCTAATGTTTGCGAAAATCATGAAGATGGAAATATCGGTACGGCTGGTAGAATAATTAAAATGTGGAGCGGAGCGGATACCAAGGATGACAGAGAGCTTATGAGCGGTAGATTCAACAAGCCCGTCAGACTTGCGAAGTTTCCGAACGAAATAAGTGAAGATTACGATAATCCTATTATCAAAGAGATAGATTTAACGGCGGTGTGTTCTCATCATTTCGCTCCTTTTTCTACTAAATTTTCCGATAAAGCCAAAGTGGTGATTGCTTATATTCCGGATAAATACGTACTTGGAATATCCAAACTTCAAAGAGTGGTTCGTTATATCGCCCAAAGAGGTTGGCTACAAGAAGATTTGACAAGAGCGATTTATAACGAAATCAGCAAAACAGCCCAAACCAAAGACGTCTACGTAAAACTCAAAAACATCAAACATTCATGCGAATTTTTAAGGGGAGCTTTGAGTGAGAGTGAAGGATTCACTACCGAATATTTCGGAGGAAAATTCAGACAAAACAGAGATTTGCTCGAATTTGTAAGGGGGTATTAA
- a CDS encoding cation diffusion facilitator family transporter, producing the protein MTREQIYKEKKKIAIFSIIVNLTLSLIKIIGGKLSGSAALTADGIHSLSDLAASFSVLTGIVIANKKAKDFPMGLYKVENLVALISAFAIFFAGYEIAKDVFFGEPMKIHNLPIALIAIVLTVIITYFYSRWEKKKAIELNSPSLLADAEHVKSDFFTALVVLVGVIGQYMGYPIIEKIAVAIVVYFIFHSGWEILVDAIKVLLDASVDKDTLEEVRQILEKEDMIEKINDIKGRNAGSYKFIYLDIDVKTDSIKEAHAYVHKLEDKIKEAIPEVEKVITHYE; encoded by the coding sequence GTGACAAGAGAACAAATCTACAAAGAAAAGAAAAAAATCGCTATATTTTCAATCATAGTCAACCTTACTTTATCACTTATAAAAATAATCGGTGGAAAACTCTCGGGTAGTGCTGCATTGACTGCTGACGGTATTCATTCACTATCAGACCTTGCGGCATCATTTAGCGTATTAACAGGTATCGTAATCGCCAACAAAAAAGCCAAAGATTTTCCTATGGGACTTTATAAAGTCGAAAATTTGGTGGCTTTAATTTCGGCATTTGCAATATTTTTTGCGGGATACGAAATCGCAAAAGACGTATTTTTCGGTGAACCTATGAAAATTCACAACTTACCGATTGCATTAATCGCTATCGTTTTAACGGTAATAATTACCTATTTTTATTCAAGATGGGAAAAGAAAAAAGCGATAGAATTAAACTCGCCTTCACTACTTGCCGACGCAGAACACGTAAAAAGCGACTTTTTTACGGCTCTTGTAGTTTTGGTAGGTGTAATAGGCCAATATATGGGATATCCTATTATCGAAAAAATAGCCGTTGCAATCGTAGTATATTTCATTTTCCACAGCGGTTGGGAAATTTTAGTGGACGCTATCAAAGTTTTACTTGACGCTTCAGTTGATAAAGATACTTTAGAAGAAGTAAGACAAATTTTGGAAAAAGAAGATATGATTGAAAAAATCAACGACATCAAAGGTAGAAACGCCGGAAGTTATAAATTTATCTATCTTGATATCGACGTAAAAACCGACTCTATCAAAGAAGCACACGCATACGTACACAAACTCGAAGATAAAATCAAAGAAGCTATTCCTGAAGTCGAAAAAGTAATAACTCACTACGAATAA
- the thiC gene encoding phosphomethylpyrimidine synthase ThiC produces MRTEWIKKRANDKVRTQMYYAKKGIITEEIEYVAKKENLDPEFLRKEVARGRCIIPANINHTHLEPMAIGRVTKTKVNANIGASALASDIQEEVKKLQTAVKYGADTVMDLSAGAKNMDEIREAIIKASPVPIGTVPMYQIIDEIGDVEKLTYDDILRVLEKQARQGVSYFTIHAGLLLRHMPEIAKRKMGIVSRGGSLTASWMLKHHKENPFYTIFDEILDICREYDVSLSLGDSLRPGCLYDASDKPQLEELKVLGELTLRAWDKDVQVMIEGPGHVPINEIERNVKLEQIYCHEAPFYVLGPLVLDIGAGYDHIGSAIGAAMAAWYGVSMLCYVTPKEHLGLPNEEDVREGMMAYKIAAHAADIGRKIPGVRDIDDEMSDARYKFDWKRQFELALDPERAKEYHDETLPQEVFKEAEFCSMCGPKFCSYKVTQEAMQNFDWEEFKKEAAQKMEKVD; encoded by the coding sequence ATGAGAACTGAATGGATAAAGAAAAGGGCTAATGATAAAGTCAGAACCCAAATGTATTACGCAAAAAAAGGGATTATCACCGAAGAAATAGAATACGTAGCTAAAAAAGAAAATTTAGACCCTGAATTTTTAAGAAAAGAAGTTGCAAGAGGTAGATGTATTATTCCGGCAAATATAAATCATACACACCTTGAGCCTATGGCTATAGGAAGAGTTACAAAAACTAAAGTAAACGCAAATATCGGGGCAAGCGCTCTTGCAAGCGATATTCAAGAAGAAGTAAAAAAACTTCAAACAGCCGTTAAATACGGAGCCGATACGGTTATGGATTTGAGTGCGGGTGCTAAAAATATGGATGAAATAAGAGAAGCGATTATTAAAGCAAGTCCGGTACCTATCGGTACGGTTCCTATGTATCAGATAATCGATGAGATAGGAGATGTTGAAAAACTTACATACGACGATATCTTAAGAGTCCTTGAAAAACAAGCTCGTCAAGGTGTTAGTTATTTTACGATTCACGCGGGGCTTCTTTTAAGACATATGCCGGAAATCGCAAAAAGAAAAATGGGAATCGTTAGCCGTGGGGGAAGTTTGACGGCAAGTTGGATGCTTAAACACCATAAAGAAAATCCTTTTTATACTATTTTTGATGAGATTTTGGATATTTGTAGAGAATATGACGTTTCGCTCTCTCTCGGGGATAGTTTAAGACCCGGATGTTTATACGACGCAAGCGACAAACCGCAACTTGAAGAGTTGAAAGTTCTTGGAGAATTAACTCTTAGAGCTTGGGATAAAGACGTTCAGGTTATGATAGAAGGTCCGGGACACGTACCTATTAACGAAATAGAAAGAAACGTAAAATTAGAACAAATCTACTGCCACGAAGCGCCGTTTTACGTACTCGGACCGCTTGTGCTTGATATCGGAGCGGGGTATGACCATATAGGTAGTGCGATTGGTGCCGCTATGGCCGCTTGGTATGGTGTTAGTATGCTTTGTTACGTAACGCCAAAAGAGCATTTGGGGCTTCCGAACGAAGAAGATGTTAGAGAGGGGATGATGGCATACAAAATAGCGGCTCACGCGGCGGATATCGGTAGAAAAATTCCGGGAGTTAGAGATATTGACGATGAGATGAGCGATGCGAGATATAAGTTTGATTGGAAAAGACAATTTGAGCTTGCATTAGATCCTGAAAGAGCAAAAGAGTATCACGACGAAACTCTGCCTCAAGAGGTATTTAAAGAAGCGGAATTTTGTAGTATGTGCGGTCCGAAATTCTGTTCTTATAAAGTAACTCAAGAAGCGATGCAAAATTTCGATTGGGAAGAGTTTAAAAAAGAGGCCGCTCAAAAAATGGAAAAAGTCGATTAG
- a CDS encoding bifunctional 2-C-methyl-D-erythritol 4-phosphate cytidylyltransferase/2-C-methyl-D-erythritol 2,4-cyclodiphosphate synthase, with amino-acid sequence MLNVTLIILSAGNSTRFDYPVKKQWLRIENKPLWQFVAERFNQFFEFKKTILTANKNEVRLYEKLCDYTIVPGDKERQLSLKNALEYVDTEYVMVSDVARACVPKEIIQNLLQNPADCTVPFIKPVDTVVYENSTIDRDKVKLIQTPQLSRTEILKRALDTDKLFTDERAAIEAIGGEIKYISGSEKSKKITYFKDLNLSCLKKPSKDIFTGTGYDTHKFEENKEMFLGGVKIDVDYGFKAHSDGDVAIHALIDALLGAAGYGDIGEFFPDDDPKFKGISSVKLLEYVKETLLKTGFEIVNADLTIIAQKPRLKEYKTKIQRNLSDLLGARVNVKATTNEKMGFIGRCEGVAVIANANLKYKDWHEDYNSRK; translated from the coding sequence ATTTTGAATGTTACTTTAATTATCCTTAGCGCGGGAAATTCGACAAGATTCGATTATCCTGTCAAAAAGCAATGGCTAAGAATAGAAAACAAACCGCTTTGGCAATTCGTAGCCGAGAGGTTTAATCAATTTTTCGAGTTTAAAAAAACAATTCTTACCGCAAATAAAAACGAAGTAAGATTATACGAAAAACTTTGCGATTATACAATCGTACCCGGAGATAAAGAGAGACAATTAAGCCTCAAAAACGCTCTTGAATATGTAGATACCGAATATGTAATGGTAAGCGACGTGGCAAGAGCTTGCGTACCAAAAGAGATAATTCAAAATCTGCTTCAAAATCCTGCCGATTGCACCGTACCTTTTATAAAACCTGTCGATACGGTGGTATATGAAAATTCTACAATCGACAGAGACAAAGTAAAACTAATCCAAACTCCGCAACTAAGCCGCACGGAAATTTTAAAAAGAGCACTTGATACCGACAAACTTTTTACCGACGAAAGAGCGGCGATAGAAGCAATAGGCGGAGAGATAAAATATATCTCAGGTAGTGAAAAAAGTAAAAAAATAACCTATTTTAAAGACTTAAACCTGTCTTGTTTAAAAAAACCTTCAAAAGATATCTTCACCGGCACCGGATACGACACTCATAAATTCGAAGAAAATAAAGAGATGTTTCTTGGAGGCGTAAAAATAGACGTTGATTACGGATTCAAAGCCCACAGCGACGGAGATGTGGCGATTCACGCACTCATAGACGCACTGCTCGGTGCCGCCGGATATGGAGATATCGGGGAATTTTTCCCTGATGACGACCCTAAGTTTAAGGGAATCTCAAGCGTAAAGCTTTTAGAATACGTAAAAGAGACGTTGCTTAAAACCGGCTTTGAAATAGTCAATGCGGATTTGACTATCATAGCTCAAAAACCAAGACTTAAAGAATATAAAACCAAAATCCAAAGAAACTTATCCGACCTACTTGGCGCACGTGTAAACGTAAAAGCCACTACAAACGAAAAAATGGGCTTTATCGGAAGATGTGAGGGGGTTGCAGTTATCGCTAACGCAAATTTAAAATATAAGGACTGGCATGAAGATTATAATAGTAGAAAATGA
- a CDS encoding Mrp/NBP35 family ATP-binding protein, with translation MKEKIKQILQKVVYPGFKKSVVDFGFVKDIEVSEDGKSAIITYQIPSSDDEVAQKLNDTTVDALKEEGIEASVQIIRPKKPRETSSRGVNKMPSVKSFVMVSSGKGGVGKSTTAVNLALALAKEGKKVGILDGDIYGPNVARMLGMQDRKPEVVGNKVKPFENYGVKFISMANLLPEGKALMWRGAMLVKALQQFMEDVDWGELDILVIDMPPGTGDAQMTMAQQVPVTAGVAVTTPQTVAVDDAKRSLDMFKQLHIPIAGIIENMSGFICPNCGMEYDIFGKGAAATLAKEYDTKVLAQIPIEPEIREGGDTGKPIVVSRPESESAKRFSKAAKELIEFIDYVLAEDLAGNEMIQPIYGVNGAPSACSVNR, from the coding sequence GTGAAAGAAAAAATTAAACAAATTTTGCAAAAAGTTGTATATCCGGGATTCAAAAAGTCAGTAGTGGATTTCGGATTTGTTAAAGATATCGAAGTTAGTGAGGACGGAAAAAGCGCAATAATTACATATCAAATCCCTTCAAGCGACGATGAAGTTGCTCAAAAACTAAACGATACGACGGTTGATGCGTTAAAAGAAGAGGGAATTGAAGCAAGCGTTCAAATCATAAGACCAAAAAAACCTAGAGAAACAAGTAGCCGCGGCGTAAATAAGATGCCAAGCGTTAAATCTTTCGTAATGGTATCTTCCGGTAAAGGTGGGGTAGGTAAATCTACAACTGCCGTAAACTTGGCGTTGGCTTTAGCAAAAGAAGGTAAAAAAGTAGGTATTCTTGACGGGGACATTTACGGACCGAATGTTGCAAGAATGCTCGGAATGCAAGATAGAAAACCTGAAGTGGTAGGAAATAAAGTAAAACCTTTTGAAAACTACGGAGTAAAATTCATCTCTATGGCAAACCTTTTACCTGAGGGTAAAGCTTTGATGTGGAGAGGCGCAATGCTTGTAAAAGCGCTTCAACAATTTATGGAAGACGTGGATTGGGGTGAGCTTGATATTTTGGTGATAGATATGCCTCCCGGAACGGGTGATGCTCAAATGACAATGGCACAACAAGTACCGGTAACTGCCGGAGTTGCGGTAACAACACCTCAAACGGTTGCTGTGGATGACGCAAAAAGAAGTCTTGATATGTTTAAACAACTACATATTCCTATTGCCGGAATTATTGAAAATATGAGCGGATTTATCTGTCCTAACTGCGGAATGGAATATGATATTTTCGGAAAAGGTGCGGCTGCTACGCTTGCAAAAGAATACGACACAAAAGTACTTGCACAAATTCCAATTGAGCCTGAAATCAGAGAAGGCGGAGATACCGGAAAACCAATCGTAGTAAGCAGACCTGAGAGTGAAAGTGCAAAAAGATTTTCTAAAGCGGCAAAAGAGTTAATCGAATTTATCGACTATGTACTTGCCGAAGATTTGGCAGGAAATGAGATGATTCAGCCAATTTACGGAGTAAACGGAGCGCCGAGCGCTTGTAGCGTAAATAGATAA
- a CDS encoding TPM domain-containing protein has protein sequence MKKVIFLILFSFLFAIEFPKLTGRVVDNAQILSPKTKQTLNAMLKSFEQNTSNQIVVVTLKSLQGNSIENYGYQLGRHWGIGQKEKNNGVLLIVAPKERKVRIEVGYGLEGTLTDAKSFLIINDIIIPYFKKGDYDTGVLKGVQAIMDTIKNTFRPEKKEKEEIDEAIPIGGFALLFLSVLLSKYLTFLKRILPALFLGVMAFLVVYFISQTLLYALLAGGGIFAIIALFNLKNPPPPSNGDIEMGEIITDYGVFTGGGGSSSGGGSSGGGGDFGGGGSSGSW, from the coding sequence ATGAAAAAAGTCATTTTTTTAATACTTTTTTCTTTTCTTTTTGCAATCGAATTTCCAAAGCTCACCGGTAGAGTCGTAGATAACGCTCAAATTTTATCCCCTAAAACAAAACAAACCCTAAACGCTATGCTAAAAAGTTTCGAACAAAACACTTCAAATCAAATCGTAGTCGTAACACTCAAATCTCTCCAGGGTAATTCGATAGAAAATTACGGATATCAACTCGGAAGACATTGGGGTATCGGACAAAAAGAAAAAAATAACGGAGTGCTTTTAATCGTAGCACCGAAGGAAAGAAAAGTAAGAATCGAAGTCGGCTACGGGCTTGAGGGTACTTTGACGGACGCGAAATCTTTTCTTATTATAAACGACATAATTATTCCGTATTTCAAAAAAGGCGATTACGATACAGGCGTATTAAAAGGCGTACAAGCCATTATGGATACGATAAAAAACACTTTCAGACCTGAAAAAAAAGAAAAAGAAGAAATAGACGAAGCTATTCCTATCGGAGGTTTTGCACTGCTGTTTTTAAGCGTTCTTTTATCAAAATACCTAACATTTCTAAAAAGAATCCTTCCCGCTTTGTTTTTAGGAGTTATGGCATTTTTGGTAGTCTATTTCATAAGCCAAACACTCCTTTACGCACTGCTTGCAGGTGGTGGAATTTTCGCAATTATTGCACTTTTCAACCTTAAAAATCCGCCTCCTCCTTCAAACGGAGATATAGAAATGGGTGAGATAATCACTGATTACGGAGTATTTACGGGCGGAGGCGGCTCATCAAGCGGCGGCGGAAGCAGCGGCGGAGGAGGAGATTTCGGCGGCGGCGGAAGCAGCGGAAGTTGGTAA
- a CDS encoding class I SAM-dependent methyltransferase, which translates to MKELLKKLSTIKTTEEFKRLYHGRGEEEFKFLTIDSIGDILFIQFFEENEYENEILTLSKNLFSHKTIIIKKRYSNETFAIKGEIPKTAYAIENGFKFKLNFLNQNIGFFGDMKHGREFIKSISNEKKVLNLFSYTCGFSLYAKSGGAKFIANVDMSKSALATGMANHQINDLEVKNIAFWPYNILKAFPKLKKQAPYDIIIIDPPSYQKGSFIASKDYIKIIKKLPQLSHKNTTLLACINSPKFTKEELIEMIEQNTDFKYEKSIPPAKEYKNSTLKNLVFNNI; encoded by the coding sequence GTGAAAGAATTATTAAAAAAACTATCAACAATAAAAACAACCGAAGAATTCAAAAGACTCTACCACGGCAGAGGTGAAGAAGAGTTTAAATTTCTAACTATCGATTCGATCGGGGATATTCTTTTTATTCAGTTTTTCGAAGAAAACGAATACGAAAACGAAATTTTAACTCTTTCGAAAAATCTTTTTTCTCATAAAACGATAATCATAAAAAAAAGATATTCAAACGAAACGTTTGCAATAAAAGGAGAAATTCCAAAAACAGCCTATGCAATAGAAAACGGCTTTAAATTCAAACTCAACTTTTTAAACCAAAACATCGGATTTTTCGGAGATATGAAACACGGAAGAGAATTTATAAAATCAATTTCAAACGAAAAAAAAGTCCTTAATCTCTTCTCTTACACCTGCGGTTTTTCATTGTATGCAAAAAGCGGAGGTGCGAAATTTATCGCAAACGTAGATATGAGTAAATCCGCACTTGCAACGGGAATGGCAAATCACCAAATTAACGACTTAGAAGTCAAAAACATAGCGTTTTGGCCTTATAATATCTTAAAAGCATTTCCTAAATTAAAAAAACAAGCACCTTACGATATCATAATAATAGACCCTCCAAGCTATCAAAAAGGAAGCTTCATCGCAAGCAAAGATTATATAAAAATTATAAAAAAACTACCTCAACTCTCTCATAAAAACACCACACTTTTAGCTTGTATCAACTCACCGAAATTTACAAAAGAAGAACTAATCGAAATGATAGAACAAAATACCGACTTTAAATACGAAAAATCGATTCCTCCGGCAAAAGAGTATAAAAACTCGACATTAAAAAATCTTGTTTTTAATAACATTTGA